CCTCGAGAAATCAGGCAGCGACCTCGGACCTGGCGTCAGCATCATCGATCCCCTGACGGATCCGCGCTGGGACGCGTTCGTGGAGCAGCACCCTTTCGGCTGGATCACCCATCTGTCGGCGTGGAAGAAGACGCTCGAGTCCGCCTTCTCGCACATGCACGGATACTACCTCGCGCTTTGCGAAAGCGACGGCACGATTCGCGCGGCCCTCCCCCTCTACTCCGTCGAGAGCTGGCTCACCGGAAAGCGCCTGGTGAGCATCCCCTTTGCCACCCTCTCCGACCCGCTGGTCACCGACCCCAACGACATGGCCCGCCTCTTCACTGCTGCAGTGGGGCTTCTGGAGCAGCTTCAGCTCCCTCGCATGGAGATCCGCGCCTTTTCCTCATCCCCTATCCTGAGCGGTTGCGGTTGCGTCTCCCTCTGTTCCAACAAGGCGCATTTTCTGAAGCTGTGCAACGACCCCGACCGCGTGAGGAGCGTCTTTCACCGCACCTGTGTTAAGCAGCGCATCTCCAGGGCGGAGGGGAGCGGGCTCTCCATGGTTCCCGGGGTCGATGAGGCCCATCTGAGAGAGTTCTACCTCCTGCACCGCATGACCAGGAGAAGAAGGGCGCTCCCCCCCCAACCGTACACCTTCATCAAATCGATCTGGGACGCCTTCTCCGGTACGGGGCTCGTCGACCTGCTCCTCGCCTACAAGGATGGGGTCCCCATCGCGGGAGTCATCCTCTTCAAGTTCAAGTCCCGGGTCTCCGTCGAATTCTCCGCCGTCGACGACAAATACAAACACCTCAGCCCGGTGCACTTCCTTTTCTGGAAGACTATCCGGCAGTCGTGCGTTTCGGGGTATCATGTTCTCGATTTCGGCAGGACGTCGATCCAGAACAAGAGCCTCAT
The DNA window shown above is from Geomonas sp. RF6 and carries:
- a CDS encoding GNAT family N-acetyltransferase; this translates as MPARNLPLEKSGSDLGPGVSIIDPLTDPRWDAFVEQHPFGWITHLSAWKKTLESAFSHMHGYYLALCESDGTIRAALPLYSVESWLTGKRLVSIPFATLSDPLVTDPNDMARLFTAAVGLLEQLQLPRMEIRAFSSSPILSGCGCVSLCSNKAHFLKLCNDPDRVRSVFHRTCVKQRISRAEGSGLSMVPGVDEAHLREFYLLHRMTRRRRALPPQPYTFIKSIWDAFSGTGLVDLLLAYKDGVPIAGVILFKFKSRVSVEFSAVDDKYKHLSPVHFLFWKTIRQSCVSGYHVLDFGRTSIQNKSLMEFKSHWGTETTDLPQYFYPTPPAPVQMEGSTLKGRLFRSFCSHAPDFAVTFVGDFCYRHMG